One Erpetoichthys calabaricus chromosome 8, fErpCal1.3, whole genome shotgun sequence DNA segment encodes these proteins:
- the s100b gene encoding protein S100-B, whose translation MSDLETCMITTIETFHKYSGKEGDKHKLKKSELKDLINNELSGFLGQVKDQATVDHLMETLDADGDSECDFQEFMTFVAMVTIACHEFFEHHEDE comes from the exons atgtCAGATCTGGAGACTTGTATGATTACCACCATCGAGACCTTCCACAAATACTCCGGAAAAGAAGGAGATAAACACAAGTTGAAGAAATCTGAGCTTAAGGATCTTATTAACAATGAGCTGTCCGGATTCCTGGGG CAAGTCAAAGACCAGGCCACAGTGGACCACTTAATGGAGACGCTGGATGCGGATGGTGACTCTGAATGCGACTTTCAGGAGTTCATGACCTTCGTTGCCATGGTTACCATTGCGTGCCACGAGTTCTTTGAGCATCATGAGGACGAGTAA